Genomic segment of Novipirellula artificiosorum:
GATCGGAAAGTTCCCAACTTGAAATGCGATGCTGTTAAGCCATGGGAATTGCATCACTCCCCATCGACCATAGTGGGTAAACGAATCCCACAGCACGTGCGTCGCCGAGCCCAAGGCGATGCAAACAAGGACGCTGATGATGGCGGTCAGCGAAAAGTTGATTGGGCGATTCACCCATGGCCATAAACGCTCCGAGAACGAACGGGGAAGTAAATCCGACAGCGGCTGCTTGAACAACGATTGATACAAGTAGTAAAGCACCACTCCGATCGGTGTGCAGTGCGTCAAGATTCCGACGAGGGAATGCGTCGCCGTGTAACTAAGCAGGTGAGGGTAGAAGACCGGAATGTCAGGCACGACACAGCCAATCGCCAGCGCCGAAAACGGCAAACGCCAACGGCACAACCAAGCGATC
This window contains:
- a CDS encoding DUF4184 family protein, which codes for MPFTATHVAAALPIAWLCRWRLPFSALAIGCVVPDIPVFYPHLLSYTATHSLVGILTHCTPIGVVLYYLYQSLFKQPLSDLLPRSFSERLWPWVNRPINFSLTAIISVLVCIALGSATHVLWDSFTHYGRWGVMQFPWLNSIAFQVGNFPIAWYSVVQHASSLLLLPPMLLGFVLWVFAQTPDTRQREHFQFPRRVAWSVIAVILVGMAVHFCWIYDSMPHATLLRVVRESIRIGGAVVMLITLLYCFAMHMVWSARRRQRDRTQASLIAAGERS